The region ACAAAGATCAAAGCCCGGCGGGGCTCGGAGGCTCCGTGTCCACCGGGACGCCCTTGCCCTCCCTGTCTGTTTCCCCTCGTTACTCACCCCGACCGCCGGCGCTCGCTGCCTGTCCCAGCTCCATGCGGAGACAGCTGCCAGGCCGGGGCCGCGTCCCCaggctcggctcggctcggccccgCCGCACCCGTCCCCGAGGACCGGAGCCTCAGGAAACCCGCTGCCGCCCTGCCCAGGTGCTTAAAAATAACGGCGAGGGACAGAACACCTGCGCGaggatttgtttttcctttaaaatacagatcGAGAAAAATACCGCTGGTTAGGAAACAACGagcctaaaattaaaaataaaaaaaagaaaaagtggcaTTTGCCTTTTCTACTCCGAATTTCTTGCATTCTCGTCACAAGGAAAATTAGCTACCTTGAATTTCCAcgtttgttaaaaaaagataaagtttatttcttttttttgtttttttccctgtaatttttcagtcacaaaaaaaatctatattttgtcatctaagcatttattttactgaatccaaaaagacatgaaaagggagaggggagaatcACGTTCGTTCGTTTTAAACTAACGTATagaagtgaattttttttttccttttttggacGACATATAATAAATATGATATAGCACTCAGCACTCGGTCTGTACAATTCTGTTCGCATTAGGGAGCATGCCActtttcaataagaaaaaaaaaaaaaggtcatgagaaaaatcagtgcaaagTTCTCCGTTCCCCCGGTCTTCGCCGCCGGGCGGGGGTCGAGGCGCTCTCATTTCCCTCCGTCCTCCGCAGCCGTTAGTCTCTCCGGCGGGCTCGggctccctctccctctcctcctcctcctcctcctccccctccgtCCCTCTCTCTCTCCGAGCTCCAAGTCCTGCCTCGCAGGAGCCGAGGTCGGCGGGTCGCCCCGCGGCTCTGCCCGCCTTCCCCCGCGTGTGGTCGTTTCACTTACGGGCTCGGCTCTGGGTTCACGGTTCAAGAGTCCCTGCTCTGACTGATCGCCTCCCTCGGTGGCCGGTGGCTGCCTGCAGAAGCTCCTGCCCCTCGGCTTCCCCTCGCTTCCTCCTCTGCGGTGCTGGGGCTTGTTTGGGGacggggaggggaagggctcGTTGCGGGGACCGCGGTGCCGCTTCACCGGGGGTGCGGGGTGCCGGGCATGGGGTTGGCCAGGGGGTTGAGGGCCGGCTGCCCGCCGGGCCCCAGCCCGTGGATCAGCACCCGCGGCACCAGCGGCCGCTGGAGCTGGGGGTGCGGCGCGGGGGGAGTCCGGTACATGCTGCTGTACATGGCCGCGGCCGCCGCGGCCGCCGTCGTGCTGTCCATGCTGCCCAGCAGGCTGGGGTGGTAGAAATAGGGCGAGGGGAACATTCTCTGCAGGGCCGAGTAGTTCCCGGCCTCAGCCAACAGCTCCAGGCCCACCGCCGTCTGCCGCTTCCACTTCGTCCTGCCGGGGGGGGGAACAAGAGGCGGCTGCAGGGCGGGCGCCGCGACGGGGCACCCGGCCCGGTTCCGCGGGCGGCAAagccccctccccgcaccgGCCACGGCCCCGCACCACCGGGGCACCGGCGGGGCGCACCGGCCCTTCAGGCCCGCACGTGGCGCGACCCCCCGGTCGTGCCTAgcttctcccccccacccccccaacccGCACTCCCCGACGCATGCACAGGGCGACTGCGGCCAAATTAATAACCACGGCACACGGTTAGATCGCAGCGCGCTGACACTAATGGTTTCCGACAGAATTAGGGTGGCTGCAACCGTATGTAATGAGACAGAAAATTACGGCAGCGGTGACAGGGGCCGGAccccccggcccgccgccggGGAGGGCGCGGGGCAGCGGCCGAGCGCTCCCCGCATCGCACCGGGCTCCCGCGGGCAGGAGCACGGCGGCGCCCGCCCACCCCCTTCCCCGGCTCTCCGGAGAGTCCCTGGGCCGCCGCCTGCCGGGGCCCGCCTTACCTCCGGTTCTGGTACCAGGTTTTCACCTGCGTGTCGGTGAGGTTGAGGGCGGCGGCCAGGTCCATGCGGTCCTGCACGCTCAGGTACTTCTGCCGCTCGAAGCTGCGCTCCAGCTGGTTGAGCTGGTGGTCGGAGAAGGCGGTCCGCGCCTTCCGCGGCTTCTTGGCCCGCACCGGAGGGCTGTCCCGGCTGCTGCTGATCTCCCGGTCGCCTTCCTCCTTTGTCCCTGCGAGCGAGCCGAGGCGCGGTGAGGGCCGGCGGGACACCGGCtcggcccccgccccgccgcggtTACCGGGCCCCGccgtcccctccccgggggGTCCTCCGGGGCATAGGGGAAACGGTCAAATtacggcgggggggggggggggggagcggcggcaAGCCGTCCGAAGAACGGCAGGATTCCCACTCTCTGCTTGCCAGCTACAGGGCTTTCGTGATTTTCTCGCCCTCTCCCCCCGGCCCGAAATGCCGGGAAATCGATATGTCAATCCGGCTCCGCTCGGGCCCGGGTTTGTGGCGCTCCTTGATCTTCCCCGCAGGAAGAACAATAATCTCTCTAATTGACCCACTGGGGAGGTTGGTGCACACAAAAATGGCCAGAGCAGACTGTACATCTGGTTTGGGCACTCTTATGCTAATGTTAAAAGAGCAAAATGAGCGGCACACCCGGGTGTCTCGCTGCTCTTCAGCCTGGCAAAAATATCTTAATGGggcaaaattagaaaaatgtgtCCTGTCACCTCTCAGCTGAACCGGGCTGCCTGCGAGGGAGGGGAGCTCCGCTGGCACCGGAGGGAGAACAGCCCCTCTCTCGGCCTCGCTTTTGCTCAcgctttcccttccttccctttccccacgCACACAGCGCTATTTTCATTTGCGAACACCGCACGGCGGGGGCTTCCCAATCAGCACGAAATccgtaattaaaaaaataataaaagacgGAGAAATAAACCTTCCTATCCCGGCACGGGGAAAAGCCCGGTCTTTTGCAAAAAGCACAAAGCCCTCCAACCTTGCGCTGCTAATCGCGGGCCGAttgtggttttattattttatttttaattaaaagttttttcGTTTATTTGGTATCGGCTATTGGagaagtgtaattttttttttccccttatttttgttttagatcaaatgagcaaaaatgaaaaggcagtaAGTGCAGCTGAGCCGCCGGTTCTTAGAAAGCCGGAGAATCATTTATGcgcatttgcattaaaaataaatatattctggTTTCCAACACGATCCCACCGCTACGGctatttccttaaaaacagggaagttaaataaaaaagaggaggaaaggtcgacagagagagagggaaaaaaaaaaaaaaaagcgattTCATTTCCTACCGATCGTAAACCCGCGATAGCGAGGATCACCGACAAGCCCCGGCAGAGCGGAGCGCTCCTGCCGCTCATTTCCCCCCGATTTTTTCGTTTCACCGATGCAGACGAGCGCTGCGGCCCCGGTTTTAACGGCGGCCGAGGcggtgcggggccgggcgggccgTACTCACCGTGGCATTTGATGTCGCCCTGCGTGTCGTCGCGCTTGTCGAGCTTGGCTTTGCCGTCCTCCTGCTCGAGTTTGGGCCTGAAGCTCTCCGGGGCCGCGCTGCCCTCCTGCTTGGGGGTGTGATGGGGCGAGGAGACGCTGGTACTGTAAGGTGCACACGCCGCCAGCGGTTTGCTGTCGCCCAAAatgtctttaattaaaaaagaagaggtggAAGTCCTGGGGCCGGAGCTGGCCGAGCCCAGctggggcggcggcggctgcgggggCGACGGCTGCAAactcggcggcggcggcggcggcgggtgcGGGCCGAGGTGGAGGTggtgcggcggcggcggcgggaggctCTCCGCCACCCCCAGGTGCGGCTCGGGGTGCTCCATGCTCACCGAGATGGGCGACGAGGGCGCCGTCCCCACCGTGTCGATCTCCGAGCAGGGGGACGGCGTGGCCTGGCTCCTAAAATCCGCTGGCCGGCCGTCGCCGTGGGGGCGAAAGTCTCCGTTCATGACTCCGGGGCTGCCGGTGCTGCCGCCCGACAGGATCGTGTCTATCCCGAAGCTGGACCCGCTCGGCCCCTCCATGGCGGACCGCTTAGCGCCGCGACCGCATCCCCGAGGGCGGCCGTGGGGGTCGCACCGGGGGtggaggggacggggggggacGGGAGGGGGGGAAGCGGGTTACCCCAATCCGCGCACCGGCAGCGCGGGCGGCACTAACGCGGGGCCCCCGCCGAGCACCGCATCGCCGCCGGGCCGGTTCGCCGCTACCCAACTTTGTTGCGGGAAGTtgcgggcgcggagcggggcggaCACCGGCCACTGCGGCGCGCCCGCCCGTGCCCACCGAGCTCCTCTCGGCGGCGGCGACTCCCCCCGTGACGTCACGGCCGCCgcgtttcccccccccccccccccccgccgtttATTATCAACCCGGGCTTttgccgccgccgctgcccgcccttATTGGCGGAAGGCCGAGCGGAGGCTGACGCGGCGCGGGCAGCCGCCAATcagcggcagcagcggcggggacggcagcgggagggggggggggcgcgccTCCggcgcgccccccccccccctcccgctgcCGTCCCCGCCGCCCCGTCGAGCCCCGGTTCCCCGTCCGCCGGATCGCATCCCCCCGGAGAGCATCATCCAGTTTTCCCGGGACGGCTCCCTGGTTGAATGTCAGAGTAATGGGAAGTGCCAGTGACAAGACGTCGTATTAATCCTGATGAAGTGGCGTGTCAACCTAATCAGCAGAGTAATTATAAAGGTGGTAATGAATGATTTAGAGTTCTCCGAATTATATTTTAGCACGAATTACCAATTCCAGGCTCCTGTGAAGCCCACCCCGACGCCTTCCCTCCCGGCATCCAGCAGCACCGGGACCCACCAGCCCCGAAAACAGCAGCCGCGGCCCCAAACTTCGGGAGCGCAGGGGGACGGGGCAGAGCAATGGGGGCCCAAGGCAGGATTAGGGCAGGATAAGCTCAAGGGACATTTTTCGGGTGCTGGCGTTCGGCGACGGCACTAGGTGATGCCTCAGGCGTGGGGCCGCTGGCAGTCCCGCCCCGCAGACAACAGCCGTCCCGGTGACGGGAGCCCGCCGCCTGCCCGGGGCGAGAAGCAGGAGAGTGAGGACACGCGGGTCCCTTACCCCCGTCCCGTCCTGCCTGCCCCCGTACCGGGAGACCCCCGCCCGGCCCTGCACAGTGCTGTGCGGGTGCGGTGGCTGCGCCCCCACCCCGTTTCCCGCCTCGGTTCGTTTGCTGCGGAAGCCGTTCCGCTCAGGGCTACCGAGGGGCGCGGGGAGCGCATGGGGAGCACAAGGGGTGCGGGCGGCCGCGGCGAGCCGGGAACTCGTTGCGGGCGGTTGGGTCGACGTGAGACGCCGCAGCCCCGTAGCAGCGCCTCGACGGGAGCCGTGCCGATGCGGAGGGTGCTGCGGCCTTTGGCTCCGCTTCCGACGGCTTGGCGCCGGCCTTCCCTCCCGGGGGGGACCCCAGGAGCTTCGGGGTCCTCGCTGCTAAAAAAATCGCCGGGCCTTCCCTGGGATTTACCGGTCACCGGTGTCACACTCGAAGCGCACCGGCCCTCGCTGGGTCCCGGCCCCATTCCCGCACTTCGGGGGAAGTTTTTCGACGGCAGAAAATCCTGCCCTCTGCTACCGAGCATCCCCCCTTTCCGCCCCGATGGCCCCGCATCGCCGCCCGCCGCTCCGCGGGCAGCCGGAGCGCAGCCAGGCGTACGGTTCGCCCCGGGGCTTTAGGCGCCAGTGCCGCGCCCGGAGGCCGGTGAGGGAGTGGAGGCGGCGGACCCGGCAGAGGTGCAGGGCCGCCCGTGTCCACTgggcggcggtggcggccgCCCCCGTTGTCTTCGACGGGCGCCCGGCGCGGACGGGGCCGGAGGCAGCGCGGACCCCGCCGCCCCGGTACGAGCGGGGTTGGCGGCACGGCGGGGTGACCTCCTGCCAGCACGTCCCTACAGATCGGGGTGCTTGAAGgaacaaggagaggaaaaagggacagaaaaaaaaggggggaaacTGAGGAGCAAAGCGAAAGatcaggagaaagggaaaaaaatagtttaaaaaccTGCAAATGCACAGGCAGGcttcctgcagcagggaaacagCCCGCGGCGGCCGTATTTATCCTGCTGTCTTGGTTTGCAATTTACCAAAAGTATGTCCTAATTATCCCTAGGGGAATGCGGGATCCGGGGTAATATGTTACACTAGCATAATCCTTTAACTCACAATACACTTCCCCGTCCCGGAATCGGGATTTAGGGCTTAAAGTCATGTTCCTGAAGAGTGAACACCTTTCATTTCCCTcctcctatttttttaatcctcgAATCCATTGTGCAGAAATATTCTGGGGGAAAGCGGCGGCGAGGCCCGCCCAGGGCCCGGCAGCAGCCCGGAGCACCGAcatcctcagcctctcctgccCCCCCGGCGGGCCCCGCGGGCCGGTTCGGATCCCCAGGGGCCAGATCAGCCCTAGGCGGGGGCATCGCACGGAAAAGGCCTTCCACCTCCTACTGGCACCTTACGCGGGCGCGGAGGGCAGCGGGACTCTCCTTGCACTTGTTGAGGCCGGGGGTGGATGCGGGACAGCTGCAGCCCCGTGTCCCCGCAGCCCCTGGCTGGGTGCCCCCCCGCTTCCCATCTCATCCCACCCGTCTGGCTGCGGACAAAGCCACGGAGCTGTTCCCCCCGCAATAAATCAGCAATAGCCGAATCAAAGCGATGAGCGAAGGTGCCACTCAGAGGGGTCGGACAGGGCCCCGCTTGTTAATCAGCATGCAGCTAATTAGAGCGGCACTTTGAGCACTAATCAATGGCCCGATGGAGCCTGGCGGGGAGCGAGCGGCAGGGACGGGGTATCATGTGCCGGTCCGGGGGCTGCGGGTTCGCCAGTCGGTCCCTGTCCGGGGAGCGGCCCCGGCCGAGGAGGCACCACGAAACGGCCCCGAGCTCCGGCTAGCGGGGTCCGGCCCCGGGGAGCCGGGGAAGGGGCTGGTGCGATGCTGTAACTGCTGCATCGCCCCCCCCCCGAccggcagcccctgccctgccgggGGGGGACCCCAAGGAGCGGGGTACGAGGCTCCGGGGATCCCTCCGCAAAGCAGCTCGGGGCCGACCCGGGGTGGGTTTCTCCTCACCCGGATTTTGGTGCGCGGTCGTGTTGGCTCAGTGGCAGCCTCGCAGCTcggagggaggggggagctggagggggCCGGGAGGGGCCGAGCCCGTTGTACTGTGAAATTTAACAGTCTGAACATCCCTTTattaaaagctgctgcttgaCATTTACACTGTGCCAACAGACTCGCCGTCTAATCCAGGCGAAAATATATTGTACCTCGGAGTAATTGGGGCCGTTGCAAGAGACGCTACAGAACGTTTCCCAGCGGGAACAAAacggcgcggagcggcgcggagcggcgcggagccAGGCGCGGAGCGAGGGCGGCTACAGCCCGCTTGTCCCCGGCCAGCCCCGCTGCGCCCGGGAGGCGGCTCTCCGCTGCCCTCCGCCTGTTCCcccttaaaggaaaaaaaaaaaggaggaaaaaaaaaaaagaaaagcaaaaagaaggaaaaaaaggggggaaaaaatgcgAAGAAAGTTAACTTTCTGCTCCAAAAAATTAATCTCAACGTTTAGtgctactgtttttcttttgtcaaatGTTTCCCCTGATGCAGGCTGAGGACATGATCAGAAATGCTCAGGGAGCAGAAAGCACATTGATTTCAGCTTGTTCTGTCCACAGACAGGCCCTGACAAGGTTGTTAGAACAGTTGGGGAGGTCTCTACAATCACTTAATTACCAAAGCTGTCACTCAGGCGGGACGGGACTGGCCGCTCATGTGGCTGCGAGGAGCATTCCACTACTGGGTTTCCTCCTTGATGGATCTGTGCTGATGGcattgcaaaataattataGTGAATTTTCTGATGTGTGATTTTATACCAAGTTCATGCTTCAGAAAGGTAATCGGAAGGATGAGAAGGGTCAGTGCCATTTCAGATTACCTGAAGTCCAAGCGAAAgggtaaaataataataataataaaaaaaaaaaaagtcgaacccagggagcagagaggaggagggctgcGAGGAAGGGGCACAGCGATGCGACTGAGAATTGCTGAAGGGTATTGCAAGCAATTCGTCAAACTGTGCAAGTGATTTCCTTCCGAGCCAACAAATGGCAGATTGATTTTGTCCAACGTAGGTTTAGCCACATTTAAAATGATCCAGCGGTTATTACTGCGATTGGCTTTGCAGCTGACAGGCAGTTGTAGGCAGAAGGAGAATAGATCCTGTTTACAGGAGACGTGTTCTTAACTGCTGTCAAACGCAGTTAAGTAAATATCATTAGGAAGAAGTGCtgttaagagagaaaaaaatgccaatccgataaatatgcttttcctcctctcgGATCCCTGCTCTTCTCGGGAaggctctgcagggaggagcCGGCGCTCTCCCGTCCGGGGGGGGCCTCTTTCCTCGGAGCTTCAGCAGTGGGGTGGCGGGGGAATCGGGGCTCCTCGGCTTTGTCGGgacacggggcgggggggggggggggcgggggcggagCTGCCCCAGGCCAGGCGCCCTGCGGCGGCGGGACGCGCGGGGGCAGCGGCGATCCGCACCGCGGAGACAGCCCTCTCGGAGGTCCGGAGCGGGGGAGAACGGGGGACGACGCCCGGCGAGGGCTTCCCAGCCCTGGTCGCCCAGCCCCGCCAGAGCCCTGGGTTCGCCCGCCGGACCGCTCGGGCCCGCCGCAGCCGCGCCAGGCCGCCCCGTCGGGGCTCCAGCCGGGCCCCAGGAGCGGCCgccggcggcgggaggagcCGGGCTGCGCCGCTCGGCCGCGCTCCCGAGGGCTGCCGGcgaaggagggagagaggcgGGCAGGGTCCGCGCTGCCGCTCGCTGCCTGCCCGCCGCTCCTCAGCGGGGCCGGGAGCTGCCAGCCCGCCAGCCGTGCGGCGTGTAGCGGCTGGGTAAAACAAGCGAGCCGGCGCTCTCTGAAGATGTAAAGTctatttttccagagaaatacATGGTGCCTCACCAGCGAAGAAGCCGGCCACCTGCAGGTTTCTTCTGGAGAGTGTAAAACATACACCGCCTTCGTAAAGATCGTGAATGTAAAGAACCCTGTCTATTGAAAAGAGATGCTGCATTTTTTAAGTCAAATAGTACAATGTATGTGGCGAATCAAGTAGGTAAACAACTTACATATGGTTGCTGCACTTGAAGGAACCACCGTTCTCATGCACAGCAAATTGAAGAAACAATGGCACTAATGAGCCTTGCAAAATGCAACTGTGAATAATGAAAGACAACACTGCATTTTgcaacagaaagaataaaggtGAAATAATCAGctagcaaagaggaaaagaaagcgAGCAATGATTAAATGATCAAAAGCTGGCAGAGCGAATTCAATGTCACTGCCAGACGCAGTCATCTACCCACAAGTGAAAGTTAGGTTTCAAGCACAGTGTAATTATAGCGAGGGTTGTCAGTTTGACATTAATGCAGCCAGCAGAAATTTCCTAATTGGCCTCAGAGGAGAAAGTGaaccagaaaatatattaacattttaaaaaagcatattttgccTAATCCTTTCACTTTCCAACAATATTTGAAGACCAAAATGCCCCAGGCATAAGAATTTAAATGAGCaattttgtttttgaaggaaACGGCCAATGAGACAGAAAATAGACTAAAGGGAAATCATTAGTGGATGAGAGATACTGACAGGCCTGCCTTGCTGACTGGCTGGCCTGTCACTTGCAGTCTGTGTTCTTTAGTTCCACGCTATGAGCTAAGTTGATAACATGAAAAGACCCATAAACGTGCAGCCAGAAGTCAAAGCCTATTATCTGGAAATTCAAATGCGGGAAAAAAGGCCTCATTCTTTCGTGGAAAACCGGCCATATCAGAGAACAATAATAGGCCATTATCTGACATAAATGTGCTATGGACTGCCAAAAAATATACTCGGGAATCGCAACATTGCTCCAACTGAAGATAGCAACAAAATGCTTAAAGTTACGGATGTAATGTCACATGTGCCCCGGCTGATGTGATACGACCATATCAGGGAAACAAAGC is a window of Balearica regulorum gibbericeps isolate bBalReg1 chromosome 8, bBalReg1.pri, whole genome shotgun sequence DNA encoding:
- the BARHL2 gene encoding barH-like 2 homeobox protein, coding for MEGPSGSSFGIDTILSGGSTGSPGVMNGDFRPHGDGRPADFRSQATPSPCSEIDTVGTAPSSPISVSMEHPEPHLGVAESLPPPPPHHLHLGPHPPPPPPPSLQPSPPQPPPPQLGSASSGPRTSTSSFLIKDILGDSKPLAACAPYSTSVSSPHHTPKQEGSAAPESFRPKLEQEDGKAKLDKRDDTQGDIKCHGTKEEGDREISSSRDSPPVRAKKPRKARTAFSDHQLNQLERSFERQKYLSVQDRMDLAAALNLTDTQVKTWYQNRRTKWKRQTAVGLELLAEAGNYSALQRMFPSPYFYHPSLLGSMDSTTAAAAAAAMYSSMYRTPPAPHPQLQRPLVPRVLIHGLGPGGQPALNPLANPMPGTPHPR